Proteins from one Mycobacterium sp. HUMS_12744610 genomic window:
- a CDS encoding cellulose binding domain-containing protein has product MTFVIAAPEILATAASDVVGIDSTLSAANSLAAVPITTLIPAAGDEVSAAVASLFSGHAQMYQSLLARAQVFHQQFAQALNSAGIAYAAAEAATATSLQNLDRTVVGLINGSSSMLLGRPLIGNGAHGPGNADTGRSAAVSSGGGGAGSGTGATGAGLSSAGSGNAATGGNAGATGGSSATSAVSSVSGASLSGTGSGGATTTYAVTSHWGNGFIANYTITNSGTTPLTNWQLQFNLPANESVTNLWNGQLTQSGSQYTVSPVSWTQSIAPGHSVTIGFQATQNGAYSAPTHVLLNGHSISGAGTGTGTGTGTGTGTGTGTGTGTGTGTGTGTGTGTGTGTGTGTGTGTGTGTGTGTGTGTGTGTGTGTGTGTGTGTGTGTGTGTGTGTGTGTGTGSGTGGGSASGVEATYKVTSQWNNGFVADYTITNTGSTPLTNWQAQFNLPANESITSAWNAQVAQSGTQYTLTPESWDHSIAAGGSVTVGFQVAHTGSYSPPTHLLVNGQSVSGGATGTGTGTGTGTGTGTGTGTGTGTGTGTGTGTGTGTGTGTGTGTGTGTGTGTGTGTGTGTGTGTGGASSQEYNPYVDVTLWPGPNGYNFANAANAGIKDVTLAFITADASGHPAWGGYGAYDVTGGSQISYINNQIADMHSVGITGTISFGGAAGTSLAVYAASNHQSAAQLAQDYEQVVNTYKIYNFDYDVEGAVQGNNSALTLQSQAISIMQQQEASNGTPVTVSYTLPVLPSGLVAGTNGGINVLNFANTNGVDVSRVNIMAMDYYDPSVTNMGTAAIDAATATHSQLMAMYPSLSSQQAWHMLGVTPLIGINDDPSEIFTLANAQQLTTFSQQHGIGELSMWELPRDLTGTLGAADATTGSGIAQTPFEFSQIFEQIASPPQT; this is encoded by the coding sequence ATGACGTTTGTGATCGCAGCACCGGAGATTCTGGCAACAGCGGCCTCGGACGTGGTCGGTATCGATTCGACGCTGAGCGCGGCGAATTCGCTGGCGGCGGTGCCAATCACCACATTGATACCCGCCGCCGGTGATGAGGTGTCGGCGGCGGTTGCATCATTGTTTTCCGGCCACGCGCAGATGTACCAATCGCTGCTTGCTCGTGCCCAGGTCTTCCACCAGCAGTTCGCGCAGGCACTGAATAGCGCGGGAATTGCCTACGCGGCCGCCGAGGCGGCCACAGCCACCTCGCTGCAGAATCTGGACCGCACCGTTGTGGGCCTGATCAACGGGTCGTCGAGTATGTTGCTGGGCCGTCCCCTCATCGGCAATGGCGCCCATGGGCCGGGGAACGCGGATACCGGCAGGTCTGCCGCGGTTTCGTCCGGCGGTGGCGGGGCTGGCAGCGGAACCGGCGCCACGGGGGCCGGTCTTTCCAGCGCAGGCTCCGGCAACGCTGCCACCGGTGGCAATGCCGGCGCGACGGGCGGTAGCAGCGCTACCAGCGCAGTCAGCAGTGTCAGCGGCGCCAGCCTCAGTGGCACCGGTAGCGGCGGGGCTACGACGACCTATGCGGTGACGTCGCATTGGGGCAACGGTTTCATCGCGAATTACACGATCACCAATTCCGGCACAACTCCGTTGACCAACTGGCAGCTCCAATTCAATCTGCCTGCAAACGAATCCGTCACGAATCTGTGGAACGGGCAGCTTACGCAGTCCGGCAGCCAATACACCGTCAGCCCGGTGTCCTGGACGCAAAGCATTGCGCCAGGCCATTCGGTCACCATCGGCTTCCAGGCCACCCAGAACGGTGCATATTCGGCACCGACGCATGTTCTGCTCAACGGACATTCGATCAGCGGCGCTGGCACGGGTACGGGTACGGGGACGGGGACGGGGACGGGGACGGGGACTGGCACGGGGACGGGGACTGGCACGGGGACGGGTACCGGGACGGGGACGGGTACGGGTACTGGCACGGGGACGGGGACGGGGACGGGGACTGGCACGGGGACGGGGACTGGCACGGGGACGGGGACTGGCACGGGGACGGGTACCGGGACGGGTACGGGGACCGGTACGGGGACGGGGACCGGTACGGGTACGGGTACGGGTACCGGGACGGGCACCGGCACCGGCACGGGTAGCGGAACCGGCGGCGGCAGCGCCAGCGGGGTAGAGGCGACATACAAGGTGACGTCCCAGTGGAACAACGGCTTCGTTGCCGATTACACGATCACCAATACGGGTTCGACTCCACTGACCAACTGGCAGGCCCAATTCAACCTGCCCGCAAACGAATCCATCACCAGCGCCTGGAACGCGCAGGTCGCCCAGTCCGGCACTCAGTACACCCTGACACCCGAGTCGTGGGACCATTCGATCGCAGCGGGCGGTTCGGTCACGGTTGGCTTCCAAGTCGCGCACACCGGCAGTTACTCACCGCCCACCCATTTGCTGGTCAACGGGCAATCGGTCAGTGGCGGCGCTACCGGCACCGGCACCGGCACCGGTACGGGTACGGGAACGGGCACCGGTACGGGGACCGGCACCGGTACGGGTACGGGAACGGGCACCGGTACGGGGACCGGCACCGGTACGGGTACGGGAACGGGCACAGGTACGGGGACCGGCACCGGTACGGGTACGGGAACGGGAACGGGCACAGGTACCGGTACCGGCGGGGCGTCGTCGCAGGAGTACAACCCCTATGTCGACGTGACGCTCTGGCCCGGGCCCAATGGGTACAACTTCGCGAACGCCGCCAATGCGGGAATCAAGGACGTCACGCTCGCCTTCATCACCGCCGATGCCTCGGGTCACCCGGCCTGGGGCGGCTACGGCGCGTACGACGTCACCGGCGGTTCCCAAATCTCATACATCAACAACCAGATCGCGGACATGCACAGCGTGGGCATCACCGGGACGATCTCCTTCGGCGGCGCGGCCGGCACCAGCCTCGCCGTGTACGCGGCATCGAACCATCAAAGCGCCGCCCAGCTGGCCCAGGACTACGAGCAGGTGGTGAACACCTACAAGATCTACAACTTCGACTATGACGTCGAAGGTGCTGTGCAAGGCAATAATTCGGCGCTCACCTTGCAGTCGCAGGCGATCAGCATCATGCAGCAGCAGGAGGCGTCCAACGGCACGCCCGTCACCGTCTCGTACACGCTTCCGGTGCTGCCGTCGGGTCTGGTCGCGGGAACCAACGGAGGCATCAACGTCCTCAACTTCGCCAACACCAATGGCGTGGACGTCTCCCGGGTCAACATCATGGCCATGGATTACTACGACCCGTCGGTCACCAACATGGGCACGGCCGCAATCGACGCGGCGACGGCCACCCACAGCCAGTTGATGGCGATGTACCCGTCGCTGTCCAGCCAGCAGGCGTGGCATATGCTCGGAGTGACACCGCTAATCGGAATCAACGACGACCCGAGCGAAATCTTCACCCTTGCCAACGCGCAACAGCTGACCACTTTCTCTCAGCAGCACGGGATCGGCGAGCTGTCCATGTGGGAGCTTCCCCGCGACCTCACGGGCACGTTGGGCGCCGCAGACGCCACCACCGGTAGTGGAATTGCGCAGACGCCCTTCGAGTTCTCCCAGATCTTCGAGCAGATCGCCAGCCCACCCCAGACGTGA
- a CDS encoding enoyl-CoA hydratase/isomerase family protein produces MVDLEFDDGLAVLTIDRPHARNAIALDTMEQLEKALAAAAGAQALVIRGAGDRAFVSGGDLKELSALRTEEDAAAMARRMRSVCDQLASFPAPVVAALNGHAFGGGAEVAVAADIRVAADDIKIAFNQVALEIMPAWGGAERLAALVGKSKALLLAGTGRTLDAAEAERMGLVDVVVPRSSFEVGWRSVARSLANRPATEIKRVIGGVSPDEAIASFARLWVGDAHWQAAERVMNRTGSPRTAPGGAT; encoded by the coding sequence ATGGTGGACTTGGAGTTCGACGACGGGTTGGCGGTGCTCACCATCGACCGCCCGCATGCGCGCAACGCCATCGCGCTCGACACCATGGAGCAGCTGGAAAAAGCGCTCGCCGCGGCGGCGGGCGCTCAGGCACTGGTGATCAGGGGCGCCGGCGATCGGGCCTTCGTATCGGGCGGTGACCTCAAGGAATTGAGTGCCTTGCGCACCGAAGAGGACGCCGCGGCGATGGCCAGGAGGATGCGCTCGGTCTGTGATCAGCTGGCGAGTTTTCCGGCGCCGGTCGTCGCGGCGCTGAACGGCCACGCCTTCGGTGGCGGCGCCGAGGTCGCGGTCGCCGCCGATATCCGGGTGGCGGCCGACGACATCAAGATCGCCTTCAACCAGGTCGCGCTGGAGATCATGCCGGCCTGGGGCGGCGCGGAAAGGCTGGCCGCCCTCGTTGGAAAGAGCAAGGCGCTGCTGCTGGCGGGCACCGGGCGGACGCTGGACGCCGCCGAGGCCGAGCGAATGGGCTTGGTGGACGTGGTGGTGCCCCGCTCCTCTTTCGAGGTGGGATGGCGCTCGGTCGCCAGGTCGTTGGCCAACCGCCCGGCGACCGAGATAAAGCGGGTAATCGGCGGAGTTTCGCCCGATGAGGCGATAGCATCCTTTGCACGGCTGTGGGTCGGCGACGCCCACTGGCAGGCCGCAGAGCGGGTGATGAACCGCACCGGCAGTCCGCGCACGGCGCCCGGAGGAGCGACATGA
- a CDS encoding fatty-acid--CoA ligase — MTNDIHSMVIATDYRVPDPTRVWPLLERNKPALADIGAHHVLVYMSTHDYGRVLVMIGVHSREPIVELLRSRVFFDWFDEAGVEDIPAVFAGEIVDRFVAEQPSTPGAPGVVVAAFASVDDVATLNSGVRVAMDRFAAAGIRKTWVFQAFDDEREVLILQELPDEEGAREWLEHPDAAAQWMSGAGAGAYPPLFVGRFFDMMRIEAD; from the coding sequence ATGACGAACGACATCCACTCGATGGTCATCGCGACGGACTACCGCGTTCCCGATCCGACGCGGGTGTGGCCGCTGCTCGAGCGCAACAAACCGGCCCTCGCCGACATCGGCGCCCACCATGTCCTCGTGTACATGTCCACGCACGACTACGGGCGTGTGCTGGTGATGATCGGCGTGCACAGCCGGGAGCCGATCGTGGAACTGCTGCGCTCGCGGGTGTTCTTCGACTGGTTCGATGAGGCCGGCGTCGAAGACATCCCCGCGGTGTTCGCCGGCGAGATCGTCGACAGGTTCGTCGCCGAGCAACCGTCGACCCCGGGAGCGCCGGGGGTCGTGGTCGCCGCCTTCGCCTCCGTCGACGACGTGGCGACGCTGAACTCGGGGGTGCGTGTCGCGATGGACCGGTTCGCCGCCGCGGGGATTCGGAAGACCTGGGTGTTCCAGGCGTTCGACGACGAGCGCGAGGTGCTCATCCTGCAGGAGCTGCCCGACGAAGAGGGGGCGCGGGAGTGGCTCGAGCATCCCGACGCCGCCGCCCAATGGATGTCCGGGGCGGGGGCCGGCGCCTACCCGCCGCTGTTCGTCGGCCGCTTCTTCGACATGATGCGCATCGAGGCGGACTGA
- a CDS encoding cytochrome C oxidase subunit IV family protein: MLKVNKRLLGVWVVLASLTLGYLAIDHADSLKPSALVTSSVIVIALIKVRIIFREFMEVRLAPALLCRLTDTWVILIGASLLGTYFAGMTSR, from the coding sequence GTGCTCAAAGTCAACAAGCGGCTGTTGGGGGTCTGGGTCGTGCTGGCGTCGTTGACGCTGGGCTATCTGGCGATCGACCACGCGGATTCGCTGAAACCCAGCGCGTTGGTCACGTCCAGCGTCATCGTGATCGCGCTCATCAAGGTGCGCATCATCTTTCGGGAGTTCATGGAAGTCAGGCTGGCTCCCGCCCTGCTGTGCCGACTGACCGATACCTGGGTGATTCTCATCGGGGCGAGCCTGCTGGGCACCTATTTCGCGGGCATGACGAGCCGGTAG
- a CDS encoding amidohydrolase family protein, whose translation MGQLSHREDVPFPIFDADNHLYEPPEALTKFLPKEYKDFVQYVQVNGRTKIAIRGHISNYIPNPTFEVVARPGAWEEYFKYGNPEGKSKRELFGEPMRAIPAFFEPGPRLEKMNELGLDRTLMFPTLASLIEERLRDDPVAIHVLIHALNQWLDEVWGFNYQNRIFTTPVITLPIVEKAIEELEWAVKRGARCILVRPAPVPGFRGPRSFAVPEFDPFWERVVEHDVLVGMHSSDSGYSRYTSEWDGAEQEMLPFQTNAMGILNEWRPIQDSVGSWVIHGALYRHPKLKVAIVEAGSKWMNPLLDGLAEVFRKAPEAFPSDPVEMVKSRIHVSPFFEDGIDDLVNLVGVNQVLYGSDWPHPEGLAEPTYYVNALSHLSVEDQAKIMGGNLARLVSV comes from the coding sequence ATGGGGCAACTGTCGCATCGGGAGGACGTCCCGTTTCCGATCTTTGACGCGGACAACCATCTCTACGAGCCGCCGGAAGCGCTGACCAAGTTCCTGCCCAAGGAGTACAAGGACTTCGTCCAGTACGTGCAGGTCAACGGGCGCACCAAGATCGCGATCCGCGGCCACATCAGCAACTACATCCCCAACCCGACCTTCGAGGTCGTCGCCCGGCCGGGCGCCTGGGAGGAGTACTTCAAGTACGGCAACCCGGAGGGCAAGAGCAAGCGCGAGCTGTTCGGTGAGCCGATGCGGGCGATCCCGGCCTTCTTCGAGCCCGGCCCGCGCCTGGAGAAGATGAACGAGCTGGGCCTGGACCGCACCCTGATGTTCCCGACACTGGCCAGCCTGATCGAGGAGCGGTTGCGCGACGACCCGGTCGCCATCCACGTCCTGATCCACGCGCTGAACCAGTGGCTCGACGAGGTCTGGGGATTCAACTACCAGAACCGCATCTTCACCACCCCGGTGATCACCCTCCCGATCGTCGAGAAAGCGATCGAGGAGCTGGAGTGGGCGGTCAAGCGCGGTGCCCGCTGCATCCTGGTCCGCCCGGCTCCCGTCCCCGGTTTCCGTGGGCCCCGGTCGTTCGCGGTGCCTGAGTTCGACCCGTTCTGGGAGCGGGTCGTCGAGCACGACGTGCTGGTTGGCATGCACTCCAGTGACAGCGGCTACTCCCGCTACACCTCCGAGTGGGACGGCGCCGAGCAGGAGATGCTGCCGTTCCAGACCAACGCGATGGGCATCCTCAACGAGTGGCGGCCGATCCAGGACTCGGTGGGGTCGTGGGTCATCCACGGGGCGCTCTACCGCCACCCGAAGCTGAAGGTCGCCATCGTCGAGGCCGGTTCGAAGTGGATGAACCCGCTGCTGGACGGCCTGGCCGAGGTCTTCCGGAAGGCCCCGGAAGCCTTCCCGAGCGATCCCGTCGAGATGGTCAAGAGCCGGATCCACGTCAGTCCGTTCTTCGAGGACGGCATCGACGATCTGGTCAACCTCGTCGGGGTGAATCAGGTCCTGTACGGCTCGGACTGGCCGCACCCCGAAGGGCTGGCGGAGCCGACCTACTACGTCAACGCGCTGTCGCACCTGTCCGTGGAGGATCAGGCAAAGATCATGGGCGGCAACCTCGCTCGTCTCGTATCGGTGTGA
- a CDS encoding lipoprotein LpqH produces the protein MRNRSAVVVAVVLAVAGLGACTARPRTPLSGSASVTVDGKDAKIPVVKCHQQEWYRTIEIGGDFAGAKIVVDEHAQPLTTTSVRIQNVGGFTGMYSQGDGGSADMSFSGDRFTITGTANGFKTDKPNEPASAVFKIVATC, from the coding sequence GTGCGCAATCGGAGCGCGGTGGTGGTGGCCGTAGTGCTGGCGGTGGCAGGGCTCGGCGCCTGCACCGCGCGTCCGCGGACGCCCCTCTCCGGGTCGGCGTCGGTGACCGTCGACGGCAAGGACGCGAAGATTCCCGTGGTCAAATGCCATCAGCAGGAGTGGTACCGGACGATCGAGATCGGCGGCGACTTCGCCGGGGCCAAGATCGTCGTCGACGAACATGCGCAGCCGCTCACCACGACGTCGGTGCGCATCCAGAACGTGGGCGGCTTCACCGGCATGTACTCCCAGGGCGACGGGGGCAGCGCCGACATGAGCTTCAGCGGTGACAGGTTCACGATCACCGGCACCGCCAACGGGTTCAAGACCGACAAACCGAACGAACCGGCATCCGCCGTGTTCAAGATCGTCGCGACCTGCTGA
- a CDS encoding TetR/AcrR family transcriptional regulator encodes MTTSSAARRIGAPDAKNRGLLLDAAEQLMLEEGYAAVTSRRLANKAGLKPQLVHYYFRTMEDLFLEVFRRRAEEGLQVQAHLLQSAQPLWALWRFGTDPAFTRISMEFMALANHRKEMRAEIAYYAERFREEQRQAVTAALQRYEVKSQDVPPVVWTVLMTSLSRFLVLEQAIGMSGGHAETVEVVEDHLRRLEGEPQPIPDMPQAWVVHQVRNEQSAPLGPSLDTTTLPSTDRSH; translated from the coding sequence ATGACGACTTCTTCCGCGGCTCGCAGGATCGGGGCGCCGGACGCCAAGAACCGCGGGCTGCTGCTCGACGCGGCCGAGCAGCTGATGCTCGAAGAGGGCTACGCCGCCGTCACCTCTCGCCGCCTGGCCAACAAGGCGGGGCTCAAACCCCAGCTGGTGCACTACTACTTCCGCACCATGGAGGACCTGTTCCTCGAGGTCTTCCGCCGCCGCGCCGAAGAGGGCCTTCAGGTGCAGGCCCACCTGCTGCAGTCGGCGCAGCCGTTGTGGGCGTTGTGGAGGTTTGGCACGGACCCCGCGTTCACCCGCATCTCGATGGAGTTCATGGCGCTGGCCAACCACCGAAAGGAGATGCGCGCCGAGATCGCTTACTACGCCGAACGTTTCCGGGAGGAACAACGCCAGGCGGTCACGGCGGCGCTGCAGCGATACGAGGTGAAAAGCCAGGATGTGCCGCCGGTGGTGTGGACCGTGCTGATGACCAGCCTGTCCCGATTTCTCGTGCTCGAGCAGGCCATCGGCATGTCCGGTGGCCACGCCGAAACCGTGGAAGTGGTCGAAGACCACCTGCGCCGCCTGGAGGGGGAGCCGCAGCCGATCCCGGATATGCCCCAGGCCTGGGTGGTTCACCAGGTGCGCAACGAACAGAGCGCGCCCTTGGGGCCGAGTTTGGACACCACGACCTTGCCATCCACCGACAGGTCGCACTGA
- a CDS encoding cytochrome P450: MSNFDTIDFFADPSLVPDPHPYFDYLRSQNPVLRLPHYGVVAVTGYDEATEIYKDPETFSNIVALGGPFPPLPFTPEGDDISAQIDAHRSYFPMNEHMVTMDPPDHTKARSVLSKLLTPSRLKQNEEFMWRLADRQLDEFLHNGECEFIAEYSKPFATLVIADLLGVPEDDHKEFRVVLGAERPEARVGALDHESVGVNPLEWLDDKFCSYIEERRREPRNDVLTFLASAKYPDGSTPPVIEVVRSATFLFAAGQETTAKLLSAALQVLGDRPDIQQQLRNDRSLIPGFIEESLRMESPVKSDSRLARRSTRIGGVDIPAGTVVMVLPGAANRDPRRFENPHEFDLHRRNVREHMAFARGVHSCPGGPLARVEGRVSIERILDRMADIEINEVKHGPADDRRYTYEPTYILRGLSELYLTFTPNG, from the coding sequence ATGAGCAATTTCGACACGATCGACTTCTTCGCGGATCCCTCCCTGGTCCCCGACCCGCACCCCTATTTCGACTACCTGCGCAGCCAGAACCCGGTGCTGAGGCTGCCGCACTACGGGGTCGTCGCCGTCACCGGCTACGACGAAGCCACCGAGATCTACAAGGACCCCGAGACGTTCTCGAATATCGTCGCGCTCGGCGGGCCGTTTCCCCCGCTGCCGTTCACGCCGGAGGGCGACGACATCAGCGCCCAGATCGACGCGCACCGCAGCTATTTTCCGATGAACGAGCACATGGTCACGATGGACCCGCCGGACCACACCAAGGCCCGGTCCGTGCTGAGCAAGCTGCTGACGCCGAGCCGGCTGAAGCAGAACGAGGAGTTCATGTGGCGCCTCGCCGACCGCCAGCTCGACGAGTTCCTGCACAACGGCGAGTGCGAGTTCATCGCCGAGTATTCAAAGCCGTTCGCCACCTTGGTGATCGCCGACCTCCTCGGCGTGCCGGAGGACGACCACAAGGAGTTCCGTGTCGTCCTGGGCGCCGAGCGTCCCGAGGCGCGAGTCGGCGCGCTGGACCACGAGTCGGTCGGCGTCAACCCGCTGGAGTGGCTCGACGACAAGTTCTGCTCGTATATCGAGGAACGCCGCCGCGAGCCCCGCAACGACGTGCTGACCTTCCTCGCGTCGGCCAAGTATCCCGACGGTTCGACGCCGCCGGTGATCGAGGTGGTCCGCTCGGCCACGTTCCTGTTCGCCGCCGGGCAGGAAACCACCGCCAAGCTGCTCAGCGCCGCGCTCCAGGTACTCGGCGACCGGCCCGACATCCAGCAGCAGCTGCGCAACGACCGCAGCCTGATCCCCGGGTTCATCGAGGAGTCGCTGCGCATGGAGAGCCCGGTCAAGAGCGACTCGCGACTCGCGCGCAGATCCACCCGGATCGGCGGCGTCGACATTCCCGCGGGCACCGTGGTGATGGTGCTCCCGGGCGCGGCCAACCGCGACCCGCGCCGCTTCGAGAACCCGCACGAGTTCGACCTGCACCGCAGAAACGTCCGCGAACACATGGCTTTTGCCCGCGGCGTCCACTCGTGCCCCGGCGGGCCGCTCGCCCGCGTGGAGGGCCGCGTCTCGATCGAACGCATCCTGGACCGCATGGCCGACATCGAGATCAACGAGGTCAAGCATGGCCCGGCCGACGACCGGCGATACACCTACGAGCCGACCTACATCCTGCGAGGGCTCAGCGAGCTGTACCTCACGTTCACACCGAACGGCTAA
- a CDS encoding FadD3 family acyl-CoA ligase — MRPAATTWQTIPEMVLSAADRFGDAEAVVDGPLRLTFAEVVERIRRAAGAFADLGIGKGERVAIWAPNSAEWIVAAFGLLTAGGVLVPVNTRFKTEEAGDVIVRSGAKAVLVQKGFLGQDYTAPAGTPVIDLKSDFLSSGSPFQRDVSGTDTADIIFTSGTTGRPKGAMMNHRQTLRMYEEWATLADLREGDRYLQINPYFHTFGLKAGLITSFLRGATMLPVAVFGVDTVVDIVERERITMLPGPPTLYHSLLTVRDKDRLSTLRAGVTGAADIPVELVRRIHGELPFQTLMTGYGLTEAGNVTLSRPGDSFEDVATTAGLPCEGVEVRVADDGEVLVRGYGVMQGYLDDPEATAQAIDGDGWLHTGDLGAIDSSGRLRIVGRKKDMFIVGGFNAYPAEIEGFLLNHPAVAQAAVIGVPDERLGQVGKAFVVANGAVDAEELIGWCTERMAGFKVPRSVEFLDALPLNATGKVVKDLLR, encoded by the coding sequence GTGAGACCGGCCGCGACGACGTGGCAGACCATCCCCGAGATGGTCTTGAGCGCGGCGGACCGGTTCGGCGACGCGGAAGCGGTCGTCGACGGTCCGCTGCGCCTCACCTTCGCCGAGGTCGTCGAGCGAATACGCCGGGCCGCGGGCGCGTTCGCCGACCTCGGCATCGGCAAGGGTGAGCGGGTCGCCATCTGGGCCCCCAACTCCGCGGAGTGGATCGTCGCGGCGTTCGGACTGCTCACCGCCGGCGGGGTGCTCGTCCCGGTCAACACGCGATTCAAAACCGAAGAGGCGGGCGACGTCATCGTCCGCAGCGGGGCGAAGGCCGTGCTGGTGCAGAAGGGATTCCTGGGCCAGGACTACACGGCGCCGGCGGGCACGCCGGTCATCGACCTGAAATCCGACTTCCTTTCCAGCGGTTCACCGTTCCAGCGTGATGTCAGCGGCACCGACACCGCCGACATCATCTTCACCTCGGGCACGACCGGACGCCCCAAGGGCGCGATGATGAATCATCGGCAGACGCTGCGGATGTACGAGGAGTGGGCCACCCTGGCCGATCTGCGCGAGGGCGACCGTTACCTGCAGATCAACCCCTACTTCCACACGTTCGGTCTGAAGGCGGGACTCATCACGTCCTTCCTGCGCGGGGCGACGATGCTGCCGGTCGCGGTCTTCGGCGTCGACACCGTGGTGGATATCGTTGAGCGCGAACGCATAACGATGCTGCCCGGCCCGCCGACGTTGTACCATTCGTTGCTGACCGTGCGCGACAAGGACCGCCTGTCGACGCTGCGGGCCGGCGTGACCGGCGCCGCCGACATCCCCGTCGAACTGGTCCGCCGCATCCACGGCGAACTGCCCTTCCAGACGCTGATGACCGGCTACGGGCTGACCGAGGCCGGCAATGTCACCCTGTCCCGGCCCGGTGACTCCTTCGAGGATGTGGCCACCACCGCGGGCCTGCCGTGCGAGGGGGTCGAGGTGCGCGTCGCCGATGACGGCGAGGTGCTGGTGCGCGGCTACGGCGTGATGCAGGGCTATCTCGACGACCCCGAGGCCACCGCGCAAGCCATCGACGGCGACGGCTGGCTGCACACCGGGGATCTGGGCGCCATCGACTCGTCCGGGCGGCTGCGCATCGTCGGCCGCAAAAAGGACATGTTCATCGTGGGCGGGTTCAACGCCTACCCGGCCGAGATCGAGGGGTTCCTGCTCAACCACCCGGCCGTCGCGCAGGCGGCGGTCATCGGCGTTCCCGACGAGCGGCTCGGCCAGGTGGGCAAGGCATTCGTCGTCGCGAACGGGGCCGTGGACGCCGAGGAACTCATCGGCTGGTGCACCGAACGCATGGCCGGATTCAAGGTGCCGCGGTCGGTGGAGTTTCTCGACGCGCTTCCGCTCAACGCCACCGGCAAGGTGGTCAAAGACCTGCTGCGCTGA
- a CDS encoding twin-arginine translocation pathway signal, with product MSADETPAPETEEQVETAPDAEDAEEPTAATADTGAGPTTPGRLKRVGAQVKRRSSGKVLPAVLALLVVASLGLLGGLYYFSYLPDRETDGAAAKAAITAASEGTVAVLSYSPDTLDRDFSSAKSHLTGDFLTYYNQFTREIVAPAAKQKSVKTNAVVLRAAISEFRPGAATVLLFVNQSTQSKDRPEPTLTSSSVLVKLDKADGKWLISSFNPV from the coding sequence GTGAGCGCAGACGAAACGCCGGCCCCGGAAACCGAGGAACAGGTCGAGACGGCCCCGGACGCTGAGGACGCCGAGGAGCCCACCGCCGCGACAGCCGACACCGGCGCGGGCCCGACCACGCCCGGCCGGCTCAAGCGCGTTGGCGCACAGGTGAAGAGGCGGTCGTCCGGAAAGGTCCTGCCCGCCGTGTTGGCGTTGCTGGTCGTTGCTTCGCTGGGGTTGCTGGGCGGGTTGTACTACTTCTCCTACCTACCGGACCGGGAAACGGACGGCGCGGCCGCCAAGGCGGCGATCACGGCGGCCAGCGAGGGGACGGTCGCGGTCCTGTCGTATTCCCCCGACACCCTCGACCGCGACTTCTCTTCGGCGAAGTCGCATCTGACGGGCGACTTCCTGACCTACTACAACCAGTTCACCCGGGAGATCGTCGCCCCGGCCGCCAAGCAGAAGTCGGTGAAGACGAACGCGGTCGTGCTTCGCGCCGCCATCTCGGAATTCCGCCCCGGCGCGGCCACGGTGCTGCTGTTCGTCAACCAGAGCACCCAGAGCAAAGACCGGCCGGAGCCCACCCTGACCTCGAGCAGCGTCCTGGTCAAACTGGACAAAGCCGATGGGAAATGGCTCATTTCGTCATTCAACCCGGTATAG
- a CDS encoding cytochrome c oxidase subunit 3 family protein: MTHVAEKTERAGAVPGQPDMWAFVLFETLIFTAYFGFYLFYRGRNAQLFLHSQAQLDLRIGVFNTLVLLLSSWSVARCVQSSRVGAYRAALRDVFLTAGFAAVFLFFKVFEWARLVRMGNGLDSNDFFTYYFFLTGIHFVHLLIGFVVLGVVAYQLWSPARRSQELVETCATYWHTVDYLWVLIFALLYVVR; the protein is encoded by the coding sequence ATGACACACGTGGCCGAGAAGACCGAACGCGCCGGGGCCGTACCCGGCCAGCCCGACATGTGGGCCTTCGTTCTGTTCGAAACCTTGATATTCACAGCGTATTTCGGATTCTACCTGTTCTACCGCGGCCGGAACGCGCAGCTGTTCCTGCACTCGCAGGCGCAGCTCGACCTGCGCATCGGGGTCTTCAACACGCTGGTCTTGTTGCTGAGCTCCTGGTCGGTGGCGCGCTGTGTGCAGTCGTCTCGGGTCGGCGCCTACCGGGCGGCCCTCAGGGATGTTTTCCTCACGGCCGGATTCGCCGCCGTTTTCCTGTTTTTCAAGGTCTTCGAGTGGGCCCGGTTGGTCCGCATGGGAAACGGCCTGGACAGCAACGACTTCTTCACCTACTACTTCTTTCTCACCGGCATCCATTTCGTGCACCTGCTGATCGGGTTCGTGGTGCTCGGTGTTGTCGCGTACCAGCTTTGGAGTCCGGCGCGGCGATCGCAGGAGCTTGTCGAGACGTGCGCGACGTACTGGCACACGGTCGACTATCTGTGGGTGCTCATCTTTGCATTGCTGTACGTGGTGAGGTGA